A portion of the Meriones unguiculatus strain TT.TT164.6M chromosome 14, Bangor_MerUng_6.1, whole genome shotgun sequence genome contains these proteins:
- the Arfip2 gene encoding arfaptin-2 isoform X1, with amino-acid sequence MTDGILGKAATMEIPIHGNGEAGQLPEDDGLEQDLQQVMVSGPNLNETSIVSGGYGGSGDGLIPTGSGRHPSHSTSPSGPGDEVARGIAGEKFDIVKKWGINTYKCTKQLLSERFGRGSRTVDLELELQIELLRETKRKYESVLQLGRALTAHLYSLLQTQHALGDAFADLSQKSPELQEEFGYNAETQKLLCKNGETLLGAVNFFVSSINTLVTKTMEDTLMTVKQYEAARLEYDAYRTDLEELSLGPRDAGTRGRLESAQATFQTHRDKYEKLRGDVAIKLKFLEENKIKVMHKQLLLFHNAVSAYFAGNQKQLEQTLQQFNIKLRPPGAEKPSWLEEQ; translated from the exons ATGACGGACGGGATCCTAGGGAAGGCAGCCACGATGGAGATTCCCATCCACGGAAATGGTGAAGCTGGGCAGCTTCCTGAAGACGATGGGCTGGAGCAG GACCTCCAGCAGGTGATGGTGTCAGGACCCAACCTCAATGAAACTAGCATAGTGTCTGGTGGCTATGGGGGCTCTGGTGATGGACTCATCCCCACAG GATCTGGCCGCCATCCATCTCACAGCACCTCACCTTCCGGCCCTGGTGATGAGGTGGCCCGGGGCATCGCTGGAGAAAAGTTTGACATCGTCAAGAAATGGGGCATCAACACATATAAG TGCACAAAGCAGCTGTTATCAGAGAGATTTGGCCGAGGCTCCCGGACTGTGGACTTGGAGCTAGAACTGCAGATTGAGTTGCTGCGTGAGACGAAGCGCAAGTATGAAAGTGTCCTGCAGCTGGGCCGGGCACTGACAGCCCACCTCTACAGCCTGTTGCAGACCCAGCATGCACTAGGTGATGCCTTTGCTGACCTCAGCCAGAAGTCCCCAGAGCTTCAG GAGGAATTTGGCTATAATGCGGAGACGCAGAAGCTGCTGTGCAAGAATGGGGAGACGCTGCTAGGGGCTGTGAACTTCTTTGTCTCTAGTATCAACACACTGGTCACCAAGACCATGGAAGACACACTCATGACTGTCAAACAGTATGAGGCCGCCAG GCTGGAATATGATGCCTACCGGACAGACTTAGAGGAGCTGAGCCTAGGCCCCCGGGATGCAGGGACGCGTGGTCGACTTGAGAGTGCCCAGGCCACGTTCCAGACCCATCGGGACAAATACGAGAAGCTGCGGGGAGATGTAGCCATCAAGCTCAAGTTCCTGGAAGAAAACAAG ATCAAGGTGATGCACAaacagctgctgctcttccacaaCGCGGTGTCCGCCTACTTCGCCGGGAACCAGAAACAGCTGGAGCAGACCCTGCAGCAGTTCAACATCAAGCTGCGGCCTCCAGGAGCCGAGAAGCCTTCCTGGTTAGAAGAGCAGTGA
- the Arfip2 gene encoding arfaptin-2 isoform X2 produces the protein MTDGILGKAATMEIPIHGNGEAGQLPEDDGLEQDLQQVMVSGPNLNETSIVSGGYGGSGDGLIPTGSGRHPSHSTSPSGPGDEVARGIAGEKFDIVKKWGINTYKCTKQLLSERFGRGSRTVDLELELQIELLRETKRKYESVLQLGRALTAHLYSLLQTQHALGDAFADLSQKSPELQEEFGYNAETQKLLCKNGETLLGAVNFFVSSINTLVTKTMEDTLMTVKQYEAARLEYDAYRTDLEELSLGPRDAGTRGRLESAQATFQTHRDKYEKLRGDVAIKLKFLEENKCPFSFDFLESPHPHSTVSRGHALVYAWD, from the exons ATGACGGACGGGATCCTAGGGAAGGCAGCCACGATGGAGATTCCCATCCACGGAAATGGTGAAGCTGGGCAGCTTCCTGAAGACGATGGGCTGGAGCAG GACCTCCAGCAGGTGATGGTGTCAGGACCCAACCTCAATGAAACTAGCATAGTGTCTGGTGGCTATGGGGGCTCTGGTGATGGACTCATCCCCACAG GATCTGGCCGCCATCCATCTCACAGCACCTCACCTTCCGGCCCTGGTGATGAGGTGGCCCGGGGCATCGCTGGAGAAAAGTTTGACATCGTCAAGAAATGGGGCATCAACACATATAAG TGCACAAAGCAGCTGTTATCAGAGAGATTTGGCCGAGGCTCCCGGACTGTGGACTTGGAGCTAGAACTGCAGATTGAGTTGCTGCGTGAGACGAAGCGCAAGTATGAAAGTGTCCTGCAGCTGGGCCGGGCACTGACAGCCCACCTCTACAGCCTGTTGCAGACCCAGCATGCACTAGGTGATGCCTTTGCTGACCTCAGCCAGAAGTCCCCAGAGCTTCAG GAGGAATTTGGCTATAATGCGGAGACGCAGAAGCTGCTGTGCAAGAATGGGGAGACGCTGCTAGGGGCTGTGAACTTCTTTGTCTCTAGTATCAACACACTGGTCACCAAGACCATGGAAGACACACTCATGACTGTCAAACAGTATGAGGCCGCCAG GCTGGAATATGATGCCTACCGGACAGACTTAGAGGAGCTGAGCCTAGGCCCCCGGGATGCAGGGACGCGTGGTCGACTTGAGAGTGCCCAGGCCACGTTCCAGACCCATCGGGACAAATACGAGAAGCTGCGGGGAGATGTAGCCATCAAGCTCAAGTTCCTGGAAGAAAACAAG TGTCCCTTCTCTTTTGACTTCCTGGaaagcccccacccccacagcactGTCAGCAGAGGCCATGCTCTGGTGTATGCCTGGGATTAG